A section of the Acidobacteriota bacterium genome encodes:
- a CDS encoding CHAT domain-containing tetratricopeptide repeat protein, with amino-acid sequence MTADELAARLIAADPAEQIELLAKYQSSLNLDLAYVLKSLFYDTRIADPASARRASDALTGLATFTKNPEITALANWIAGIAALEIDGQIEPALAQLNAAEQRFLEMHKPHDAALTSISKLRALAMLGRYDEALECGAQARDVLVAQGDLLAAGKIEHNLGNIYFRRDRYHEAEKLYRAARARFAAVDDQNQLVLIDTSLAMTLINQHRFRDAEALCRQALARAEATGQVIAQAAIECDLGCLALLQGRYHQSLDLLEKSRRRYAALGLAHESAIADLELANAYLELNLAPEAEALYSKTIPVFAKLGMQAEQAHALAANARAHLLLGQFKEAATSLAEARALYVLEGNLVGEAMVNFAEAQIDFARGDFARCEARALKAELPLTRVGARERALLARWLRGEACRAQNREADAREIFNAILSDAGIQGLPQIAQRCYTSLGFLEENHHEFLNAEAAFKHAVELIEDLRALLPSDEFRTAFVSDKLIPYIKLVELCLRDENRLAEAIDYVERSRSRSLADMLSGAVQLKTKARDPFEAGMLVQLETLREELNWLYRQINRPPETDPEQHAKNIAALYETVHERETRMLEIMRHIQQRGDDRLIRVEPFDLAKLQRQLERETAIIEYFSINDELLAFIITGDAIHLARNLGSERAITSMVERLRFQINSLRYGAARMQNHLSQLAVRARHYLASLYDALLRPFIENLVAQRLVVVPHRALHYVPFHALYDGEHYVIERREICYAPSANVLSHCLNAPQRNFQKALLFGVADEQAPQVLDEAVALEPLFAEAKIFLGEAATLAALNEQAADAEVLHLACHGQFRSDNPLFSSLKLSDGYLTARDAYQLNLQCGLVTLSACETGMNAIAPGDELLGLTRGFFSAGAPTLLLTLWTVDDAATAELMKIFYGRLLAGNAPAAALRFAQCEMLKRAPHPFFWSPFVLMGRW; translated from the coding sequence ATGACAGCAGATGAGTTAGCCGCCAGGCTCATTGCGGCTGACCCGGCAGAGCAAATCGAACTGCTCGCCAAGTATCAATCATCGCTTAACCTTGACCTTGCCTACGTGCTCAAATCCTTGTTTTATGACACAAGGATTGCTGACCCGGCATCTGCGCGGCGCGCATCAGATGCGCTCACGGGGCTTGCCACCTTCACGAAAAATCCTGAAATCACGGCGCTCGCCAACTGGATTGCCGGGATTGCCGCGCTTGAAATCGACGGACAAATCGAACCGGCGCTCGCGCAACTCAATGCCGCCGAACAGCGTTTTCTGGAAATGCATAAACCCCATGATGCGGCGCTAACCTCCATCAGTAAACTGAGAGCTTTGGCGATGCTTGGGCGTTATGACGAGGCGCTCGAATGCGGCGCGCAGGCGCGTGATGTTTTGGTGGCGCAGGGCGATTTACTTGCCGCAGGGAAAATCGAACACAATCTCGGCAATATTTATTTTCGCCGCGACCGTTACCATGAAGCAGAAAAATTATATCGCGCGGCGCGCGCGCGTTTTGCTGCGGTTGATGACCAGAATCAATTGGTGTTGATTGATACCTCGCTGGCGATGACGCTCATCAATCAACATCGCTTTCGTGATGCCGAGGCGCTTTGTCGGCAAGCCCTGGCGCGCGCCGAAGCGACCGGACAGGTCATCGCACAAGCGGCGATTGAATGCGACCTGGGTTGTCTGGCGTTGTTGCAGGGGCGTTATCATCAATCGCTTGATTTGCTGGAAAAATCGCGTCGTCGATATGCCGCGCTTGGCCTCGCGCATGAATCGGCAATTGCCGATTTGGAACTTGCGAATGCTTACCTTGAACTCAATCTTGCGCCCGAAGCCGAGGCGCTTTACAGCAAAACCATCCCGGTTTTTGCGAAACTCGGAATGCAAGCCGAACAGGCGCACGCCCTGGCTGCAAATGCCCGCGCCCATCTTCTGCTCGGTCAGTTTAAAGAGGCGGCAACAAGCCTTGCCGAGGCGCGCGCGCTTTACGTTTTGGAAGGCAACCTGGTCGGTGAGGCGATGGTCAATTTCGCCGAAGCGCAAATTGATTTCGCGCGCGGCGATTTCGCTCGGTGCGAGGCGAGGGCGCTGAAAGCGGAATTGCCGCTTACCAGGGTTGGCGCGCGCGAACGCGCTTTGCTGGCGCGATGGCTGCGCGGCGAAGCCTGCCGCGCCCAAAATCGCGAAGCCGATGCCCGCGAAATTTTCAATGCGATTTTAAGCGATGCCGGAATTCAGGGGTTGCCGCAAATCGCTCAACGCTGTTACACCTCGCTGGGTTTTCTCGAAGAAAACCATCATGAATTTTTAAACGCCGAAGCCGCCTTTAAACACGCCGTTGAACTCATCGAAGATTTACGCGCCCTGTTGCCGAGCGATGAATTTCGCACCGCTTTTGTTTCCGACAAACTGATTCCTTATATCAAACTCGTTGAACTGTGTTTGCGAGATGAAAACCGACTGGCTGAAGCGATTGATTATGTCGAGCGTTCGCGTTCACGCTCACTTGCCGATATGTTGAGCGGCGCGGTGCAACTTAAAACCAAAGCGCGCGACCCGTTTGAAGCCGGAATGCTTGTCCAACTTGAAACCTTACGCGAAGAGTTGAACTGGCTTTACCGGCAAATCAATCGCCCGCCGGAAACCGACCCGGAACAGCACGCAAAAAATATCGCCGCGCTCTATGAAACGGTTCATGAGCGCGAAACCCGCATGCTTGAAATCATGCGCCATATCCAACAACGCGGCGATGATCGGTTGATTCGCGTTGAACCGTTCGACCTTGCAAAACTGCAAAGGCAATTAGAACGCGAGACGGCGATTATTGAGTATTTCAGCATCAATGATGAATTGCTCGCTTTCATCATCACCGGAGATGCTATTCATCTGGCGCGCAATTTAGGCAGCGAACGCGCCATCACCTCAATGGTTGAACGCCTGCGCTTTCAAATCAATTCATTGCGTTATGGCGCGGCGCGTATGCAAAACCACTTGTCGCAACTTGCCGTTCGCGCGCGCCATTATCTGGCGTCGCTTTATGATGCCTTGCTCAGACCGTTTATAGAAAATTTGGTGGCGCAACGGCTCGTCGTGGTGCCGCATCGCGCCCTGCATTATGTGCCGTTTCACGCGCTTTATGACGGCGAGCATTATGTGATTGAAAGGCGCGAAATCTGTTATGCGCCAAGCGCCAATGTGTTGAGTCATTGTTTGAATGCGCCGCAACGCAATTTTCAAAAGGCTTTATTATTTGGCGTTGCCGACGAACAAGCGCCACAAGTGCTCGATGAAGCAGTGGCGCTCGAACCGTTGTTTGCAGAGGCAAAAATATTTCTGGGTGAGGCGGCAACGCTTGCCGCGCTCAATGAACAGGCTGCCGATGCGGAAGTTTTGCATCTGGCTTGTCACGGGCAATTTCGTTCGGATAATCCGCTGTTTTCGAGTTTGAAATTAAGTGATGGCTATCTGACGGCGCGCGACGCTTATCAGTTGAATCTGCAATGTGGGCTGGTGACCTTGAGCGCCTGTGAAACGGGAATGAATGCGATTGCGCCGGGCGATGAATTGCTGGGTTTGACGCGCGGATTTTTTTCCGCAGGCGCGCCAACCTTGTTGCTCACTTTATGGACGGTTGATGATGCCGCAACCGCTGAACTCATGAAAATTTTTTACGGGCGATTGCTTGCAGGCAACGCGCCCGCTGCGGCTTTGCGGTTTGCGCAATGTGAAATGTTAAAGCGCGCGCCGCATCCTTTCTTCTGGTCTCCCTTCGTATTAATGGGTCGCTGGTGA
- a CDS encoding S8 family serine peptidase, whose protein sequence is MRRSGIFILLLGLIFFCLCAFPGAQSKNVKAAPSGRTVPTEVVVKLNNPDDLVAVALDYDLDPTPIAQFGARPIYLLKIVGGDSPNDRADALMADLQGRVAYAEPNFVAEPPEDSGRVLWSAGGGATEYYTQWVPLKIRLPEAHMVTRGAGNTIAVLDTGVDFNHPQLAGHLLPGYDFIDDDNDPTEVGVYGEDRGFGHGTHVTGLVALVAPDARIMPIRILNERGEGSLWTLAQGLLYAVDPDDNLSTNDGANIINLSLSTIERSKLIKDILRAVTCQDITSPDAFPCIKPGVVVVASAGNNGYDTLEYPAAEPVSGLISVGASTEFDTLASFSNFGSWVEIAAPGELVLSTVPGGGFGTWSGTSMAAPLVAGEAALVRSVLSKSAPSKIIQRITSSSADISGAVRERIDTAYAVGLSRLH, encoded by the coding sequence ATGCGTAGAAGCGGGATTTTTATTTTATTACTCGGACTGATATTTTTCTGTCTGTGTGCCTTTCCTGGTGCTCAATCGAAAAACGTGAAAGCGGCTCCAAGCGGCAGAACGGTGCCGACCGAAGTCGTTGTCAAACTCAATAATCCCGATGATCTCGTCGCGGTGGCGCTTGATTACGATCTTGATCCGACGCCGATTGCCCAATTTGGCGCGCGTCCGATTTACCTTTTAAAAATTGTCGGGGGCGATTCGCCTAACGATAGAGCCGATGCTTTAATGGCTGACTTGCAAGGGCGGGTGGCTTATGCGGAACCCAATTTCGTCGCCGAACCGCCGGAAGATTCGGGGCGTGTATTGTGGTCGGCGGGCGGCGGCGCAACCGAATATTATACGCAATGGGTTCCCCTGAAAATTCGCTTGCCGGAAGCCCATATGGTGACGCGCGGCGCGGGCAACACGATTGCGGTGCTCGATACGGGTGTTGATTTCAACCACCCTCAACTCGCCGGGCATTTGCTTCCGGGTTATGATTTTATTGATGACGATAATGACCCGACCGAAGTCGGTGTTTATGGCGAAGACCGCGGATTCGGGCATGGCACACACGTTACCGGTCTGGTGGCGCTGGTTGCGCCCGACGCCCGCATTATGCCCATACGAATTTTAAATGAGCGGGGGGAAGGCAGTTTGTGGACGCTCGCCCAAGGGTTGCTCTATGCCGTTGACCCTGATGATAATCTTTCAACCAATGATGGCGCGAACATCATTAACCTCAGTCTCAGCACCATTGAAAGAAGCAAACTGATAAAGGATATTTTAAGAGCCGTGACCTGTCAGGACATTACATCGCCCGATGCTTTTCCTTGCATCAAACCCGGCGTTGTCGTCGTCGCTTCGGCGGGCAATAACGGGTATGACACCCTCGAATATCCCGCGGCGGAACCGGTCAGCGGTTTGATTTCGGTGGGGGCGAGCACCGAATTCGATACCTTAGCATCATTTTCAAATTTCGGTTCGTGGGTAGAAATTGCTGCCCCCGGCGAATTGGTTTTGAGCACCGTTCCGGGTGGCGGGTTTGGCACCTGGAGCGGAACATCGATGGCTGCGCCACTGGTCGCCGGCGAAGCTGCACTGGTGCGTTCGGTGCTATCCAAATCTGCTCCGTCAAAAATTATTCAACGGATTACTTCAAGCAGCGCAGATATCAGCGGAGCGGTGCGCGAGCGCATTGATACGGCTTACGCGGTTGGCCTCAGTCGCCTGCATTAA
- a CDS encoding GNAT family N-acetyltransferase, with protein sequence MFHAKATSNRQARNDALRFPSINSMHMSRIIETHRLNLRPLSPDDVEAFYQLCIEAGVRRYLFDDEILPREQIESFLQTSTELFAAQNFGLWGVRLGDTGSLIGFCGYWFFHEPPECELLYAISARHWGNGYASEAAQAVIQYGFERLNFERIQASADAPNTASVRVMQKLGMTFLKRQISNGRDTVYYALMRDAFNAGD encoded by the coding sequence GTGTTTCACGCAAAGGCTACCAGCAACCGACAGGCGCGCAACGACGCCTTACGTTTTCCCTCAATCAATTCTATGCATATGTCACGCATCATTGAAACGCATAGATTGAATCTGCGTCCGCTCAGCCCGGATGACGTGGAAGCGTTTTATCAACTCTGCATCGAAGCGGGTGTGCGCCGCTATCTTTTCGATGATGAAATTTTACCGCGTGAACAGATTGAGAGTTTTTTGCAAACCAGCACAGAGCTTTTTGCTGCGCAAAATTTTGGACTCTGGGGTGTGCGCCTCGGCGATACAGGGTCGTTGATTGGATTTTGCGGTTACTGGTTTTTTCACGAACCGCCCGAATGCGAATTGCTTTACGCGATTTCCGCAAGGCACTGGGGCAACGGCTACGCCAGCGAAGCCGCGCAAGCCGTGATTCAGTACGGCTTTGAACGACTCAATTTTGAGCGCATTCAAGCGAGCGCCGATGCCCCGAATACAGCTTCGGTTCGGGTAATGCAAAAGTTGGGAATGACTTTCTTAAAACGCCAGATAAGTAACGGACGCGATACCGTCTATTATGCGTTAATGCGCGATGCCTTTAATGCAGGCGACTGA
- a CDS encoding DUF4912 domain-containing protein, with the protein MFVLRPSSPFKTSPILKPAISEPPLSTALPVPDAQAQPSVDAEPYIDLGLPIPETYGTDIIRAMIQDPFRVFIYWEVREAHLEALTRLFAPAEVATFKTVLKLRDMNGGQEAFFNVKNRGRYWMMVFPDRAYQFEIGVHSPIHGYISLIASNTVQTPRGTISPLTADEAEYRLEPVEFIEVLEKSGFGAEQSLDITVAAMPGIEVSEDAMAETLDKLSDDIREAILFVLAGGKLTADMISAFPENIRDLLMQLMRESGSDIASVGLMHFLPELLREAIEDEREWVTDHTHPVHLAPRFFVGASDMMQLPVSELHFPKLPLRRISSDAKYQKPELSYGSTLRQLLKDL; encoded by the coding sequence TTGTTTGTACTGAGACCATCGTCGCCTTTTAAGACATCACCGATTCTGAAACCCGCTATATCTGAACCGCCGCTTTCAACCGCTTTGCCTGTACCGGATGCCCAGGCGCAACCCTCGGTAGATGCCGAGCCTTACATAGATTTGGGGTTGCCCATCCCTGAAACTTACGGCACAGACATTATTCGCGCCATGATTCAAGACCCGTTTCGCGTCTTCATTTACTGGGAGGTGCGCGAAGCCCATCTCGAAGCGCTCACCAGACTTTTCGCGCCCGCAGAGGTTGCCACTTTCAAAACCGTGTTGAAATTACGCGATATGAATGGCGGGCAGGAAGCCTTTTTCAATGTCAAAAATCGCGGGCGTTACTGGATGATGGTCTTTCCAGACCGCGCCTATCAATTTGAAATCGGCGTGCATTCGCCGATTCATGGTTACATTTCCCTGATTGCTTCAAACACCGTTCAAACGCCGCGCGGCACGATTTCGCCGCTTACCGCCGACGAAGCCGAATATCGGCTTGAACCGGTCGAGTTTATCGAGGTGCTCGAAAAATCGGGCTTTGGCGCAGAGCAATCCCTGGACATTACGGTCGCGGCGATGCCCGGTATCGAAGTGAGCGAAGATGCGATGGCGGAAACCCTCGATAAACTCTCTGATGATATTCGCGAAGCGATACTCTTTGTTTTAGCGGGGGGCAAGCTGACGGCGGATATGATTTCGGCGTTTCCCGAAAATATTCGCGACTTGTTGATGCAGTTGATGAGAGAAAGCGGCAGCGACATCGCGTCGGTTGGCTTGATGCATTTTTTGCCGGAACTCTTGCGCGAAGCCATCGAGGACGAACGCGAATGGGTCACAGACCACACCCATCCCGTGCATCTCGCGCCGAGATTTTTTGTCGGCGCATCGGACATGATGCAACTGCCGGTGAGCGAATTGCACTTTCCGAAATTACCCTTGCGGCGCATCAGTTCCGACGCCAAATATCAGAAGCCGGAACTCAGTTACGGCTCGACGCTCAGACAATTATTGAAAGATTTGTAA
- the hfq gene encoding RNA chaperone Hfq yields the protein MEKNPQTQNTIQDNFLNHIRKDRIPVTIYLMSGVKLSGKVRSFDKYSLILEAGAQEQLIFKHAISTVCITRMGGGRDSYHSRDRDHSESSEHSSPE from the coding sequence ATGGAAAAAAATCCACAAACACAAAACACCATACAAGATAATTTCCTAAATCACATTAGAAAAGACCGGATACCGGTCACGATTTACTTGATGAGTGGGGTCAAGTTGTCAGGTAAAGTCCGAAGCTTTGACAAATATTCATTGATCTTAGAAGCAGGCGCACAGGAGCAGTTGATATTCAAACACGCCATTTCAACGGTTTGCATCACGCGCATGGGCGGGGGACGAGATTCGTATCACAGCCGCGACCGCGACCATTCCGAAAGTTCCGAACATTCATCACCGGAGTAA
- the tmk gene encoding dTMP kinase codes for MANGFFITFEGIDGCGKSTQLEMLADALGKRGLPVVTTRQPGGTGIGQQIRELMIKEHHRLAALAELLLLMADRAQHVAEFIKPHLERGHIVLSDRYTDSSVAFQGYGRGVEIATVDELNRLATAALEPDLTLLFDLDLQVARLRLDKRDASQAQEAMKGFDDEEEDFHRRVREGYLEIAKAHTSRFRIIEAGGGVQETHDQVLAIVLPLLQP; via the coding sequence ATGGCTAACGGATTTTTCATCACCTTTGAAGGCATAGACGGTTGCGGCAAGAGTACGCAATTGGAGATGCTTGCGGATGCTTTAGGCAAACGCGGGTTGCCGGTCGTCACCACCCGCCAACCGGGCGGCACCGGTATTGGTCAACAAATTCGCGAGTTGATGATTAAGGAACACCACCGTCTGGCGGCGCTTGCCGAACTGTTGCTCCTGATGGCTGACCGCGCACAACACGTCGCCGAATTCATTAAACCGCATCTCGAACGCGGTCACATCGTGCTCTCAGACCGTTATACTGATTCAAGCGTGGCGTTTCAAGGGTATGGGCGCGGCGTAGAGATTGCAACGGTCGATGAACTCAATCGTTTGGCAACGGCTGCCCTTGAGCCGGATTTAACGCTGCTGTTTGATTTGGATTTGCAGGTAGCGCGGTTGCGACTCGATAAACGTGATGCGAGCCAAGCGCAGGAAGCAATGAAAGGCTTTGATGATGAAGAAGAGGATTTTCATCGTCGGGTTCGCGAAGGTTATTTAGAGATTGCCAAAGCTCACACCTCGCGCTTTCGCATCATCGAAGCTGGCGGCGGCGTACAGGAAACCCACGACCAGGTTCTCGCGATAGTTTTACCTTTGCTGCAACCCTAA
- a CDS encoding sigma-54 dependent transcriptional regulator, whose protein sequence is MPNSVLIVDDEAGIRSTLAAVLEDEGFAVETAASGEACLAAFEQRIFSCVLLDVWLPGIDGIETLERLKTTFPETAVIMISGHGNIETAVKATRLGALDFIEKPLKIEHTVLAVSNALRQKQLEADNQRLRQQLSDEYAMVGESVPMRALRQQIALAAPTNGRILIYGESGTGKELVARALHRESARAAQPFVELNCAAIPEELIESELFGHTKGAFTGATQAKRGKFEQADGGTLFLDEVGDMSLKVQAKVLRVLEEQRFEAVGSNTPIKVDVRIIAATNKQLNEEIERGTFRADLFYRLNVIPFEVPPLRERIEDIPLLIDYFNRKFSASYNRLPKHFTADALETLAAHAWPGNVRELRNIVERVVIMTSKSEIKSSDLPSLDYNEEALPVRFDFNSFKEGRDVFERKYILRKLAEHDGNITRTAEAMGYDRSHLYRRMKALGINGKLNQN, encoded by the coding sequence ATGCCCAATTCCGTTTTAATCGTTGATGATGAAGCAGGGATTCGCAGCACGCTGGCAGCGGTTCTCGAAGACGAAGGTTTTGCAGTTGAAACCGCCGCATCGGGTGAAGCCTGTCTTGCGGCATTTGAACAACGCATTTTCAGTTGTGTGTTGCTCGATGTCTGGTTGCCGGGGATTGACGGCATTGAAACCCTTGAACGCTTGAAAACCACTTTTCCCGAAACCGCCGTGATTATGATTAGCGGTCACGGCAATATCGAAACCGCGGTTAAAGCCACACGTCTCGGGGCGCTCGATTTCATTGAAAAGCCTTTAAAAATCGAACACACGGTTTTAGCCGTCAGCAACGCGCTGCGCCAGAAACAACTCGAAGCCGATAATCAAAGACTGCGCCAGCAACTCAGCGATGAATATGCAATGGTCGGTGAAAGCGTGCCGATGCGCGCCTTGCGCCAGCAGATTGCGCTTGCCGCGCCGACCAACGGGCGCATTCTGATTTACGGCGAATCGGGAACCGGCAAAGAACTCGTGGCGCGTGCTCTGCATCGCGAATCTGCTCGCGCCGCGCAGCCTTTTGTTGAACTCAACTGCGCGGCAATTCCTGAAGAGTTAATCGAATCGGAACTTTTCGGACATACGAAGGGCGCGTTTACCGGCGCGACTCAAGCCAAGCGCGGAAAATTTGAACAAGCCGATGGCGGTACGCTTTTTCTCGATGAAGTCGGTGATATGAGTTTGAAAGTGCAGGCAAAAGTGTTGCGCGTTCTTGAAGAGCAACGCTTTGAAGCAGTCGGGTCAAATACTCCGATTAAAGTTGATGTGCGCATCATTGCGGCTACGAATAAACAGTTAAATGAGGAAATCGAACGCGGCACCTTTCGCGCCGACCTGTTTTATCGTTTGAATGTGATTCCCTTTGAAGTGCCGCCGCTCAGGGAGCGCATCGAAGACATTCCGCTGCTCATTGATTATTTCAATCGCAAGTTTTCCGCAAGCTACAATCGTTTGCCGAAACATTTCACTGCCGATGCGCTTGAAACTTTAGCCGCGCACGCCTGGCCCGGCAATGTGCGGGAACTGAGAAATATTGTCGAGCGGGTGGTGATTATGACTTCCAAATCTGAGATTAAATCGAGCGATTTACCTTCGCTGGATTATAACGAAGAGGCGTTGCCGGTGCGCTTTGATTTCAATTCCTTCAAAGAGGGACGGGATGTATTCGAGCGCAAATACATTTTGCGCAAGCTGGCTGAACATGACGGCAACATCACCCGCACCGCCGAAGCGATGGGCTACGACCGCTCACATCTTTACCGCCGCATGAAAGCGCTGGGGATTAACGGCAAACTCAATCAGAATTGA
- a CDS encoding DUF6599 family protein has translation MKRLSVLLFNLIIALLFTQSFAVAQDNQNPAPQIVTIEPAKPAPAKPLAELLPARLAGIIATGEAKTFNAESLNQLVGDKAKIYQEYRTVAAASRAYGKVRVDIFQSDSPSAAFGAFTYQAGETLSQPVKSAIGANSLALGDSLIFWKQNYFVRIASLQPGRTAGASFNAVATEVAKNISADEASAERPTLFNSLPKNPAARSERYFLGGQSLGKYFPRASEIFIFDGDAEAAFAEYPLTVATPNQTTVGKLVGSQAKALQLVIVEYHTPQFAADADAQATSFVASLSAEAQQQLIVKRIGNFLVGATNFTDREQAEQLVGSIEYPYVVKWLQNPAIPTRDPFHEQKVAQMLLSIFSLIGLAGGLMMFGGLFFGTFVFLKRRKQNRESFSDAGGMLRLQLDPLEDIILGLPPKKE, from the coding sequence ATGAAGCGCCTAAGCGTTTTATTATTCAACTTAATTATCGCTTTATTATTTACACAATCGTTTGCGGTCGCCCAGGACAATCAAAATCCCGCGCCACAAATTGTCACTATTGAACCTGCAAAACCCGCGCCCGCAAAACCGCTTGCCGAGTTATTGCCCGCAAGACTTGCGGGTATCATTGCGACCGGCGAAGCCAAAACTTTCAATGCCGAAAGCTTGAATCAACTGGTCGGCGATAAAGCCAAAATCTATCAGGAATACCGCACGGTTGCGGCAGCCTCGCGCGCCTATGGCAAGGTTCGCGTTGATATTTTTCAAAGCGATTCGCCGAGTGCTGCTTTTGGCGCGTTCACTTATCAAGCCGGTGAAACGTTGAGCCAACCGGTGAAATCGGCGATTGGCGCAAATAGCCTGGCGCTTGGCGACAGTTTGATTTTCTGGAAGCAAAATTATTTTGTTCGCATCGCAAGCCTTCAACCGGGGCGAACTGCTGGCGCAAGTTTTAACGCCGTTGCCACCGAGGTCGCGAAAAATATTTCCGCAGATGAAGCCTCGGCAGAGCGCCCGACATTATTCAATAGTTTGCCGAAAAATCCGGCGGCGCGCAGTGAACGTTACTTTCTCGGCGGCCAGTCCCTCGGTAAATATTTCCCGCGCGCTAGTGAAATCTTCATCTTCGATGGCGATGCCGAAGCCGCGTTTGCCGAATATCCGTTGACCGTCGCGACACCCAACCAAACAACTGTCGGAAAGCTTGTGGGTTCGCAAGCCAAAGCCTTGCAGTTAGTGATTGTCGAATATCACACGCCGCAATTTGCCGCAGACGCCGACGCCCAGGCGACCAGTTTTGTTGCATCGCTTTCTGCCGAAGCGCAACAACAACTCATCGTCAAACGCATCGGTAATTTTCTGGTTGGCGCTACGAATTTCACAGACCGCGAACAGGCAGAACAGTTAGTCGGTTCCATCGAATATCCGTATGTCGTCAAGTGGCTGCAAAATCCGGCGATTCCCACACGCGACCCGTTTCACGAACAAAAGGTCGCGCAGATGCTGCTATCGATTTTCAGCCTGATTGGTCTTGCAGGCGGGTTGATGATGTTTGGTGGATTGTTTTTCGGAACCTTTGTTTTTCTCAAACGCCGCAAACAAAATCGCGAATCGTTTTCCGATGCCGGTGGCATGCTGCGCTTGCAACTTGATCCGCTGGAAGACATCATTCTCGGCTTGCCGCCAAAGAAAGAGTAA
- a CDS encoding PH domain-containing protein → MFCNQCGAKLTPGSRFCNSCGAALPAGQSAPPPTAQGVPNYAAGYTPSAPTLGPIADEHNIFTLRPTLIFVMVWYAIATVLLLVVAALLGWLKSAYFKDMSNGIAFIVILIVALVIYAIPLYKHFLRRREVYVLTNHKLEMRYGIIAKTVRNIPLAKIQDVTVTASVWQRLLKLGDIEIDSASEGGKIVLDEVHNPEHYANIILTELRRVK, encoded by the coding sequence ATGTTTTGTAATCAATGCGGCGCGAAACTCACACCCGGCAGCCGGTTTTGTAATAGTTGTGGCGCAGCCCTGCCCGCAGGTCAAAGCGCGCCTCCGCCGACGGCTCAAGGCGTTCCCAATTATGCTGCGGGATATACGCCATCAGCGCCAACGCTTGGGCCGATTGCCGATGAACACAACATCTTTACCCTCAGACCGACGTTGATTTTCGTGATGGTCTGGTATGCCATCGCGACTGTGCTTTTGCTGGTGGTCGCAGCTTTGCTCGGTTGGCTGAAAAGCGCCTATTTCAAGGATATGAGCAATGGCATCGCCTTTATCGTCATCCTGATTGTGGCGCTGGTGATTTACGCGATTCCGCTTTACAAACATTTTCTCCGCCGCCGCGAAGTTTATGTTTTAACCAATCACAAACTCGAAATGCGTTATGGCATTATCGCCAAGACCGTGCGCAACATTCCGCTGGCGAAAATTCAGGATGTCACGGTCACGGCTTCGGTCTGGCAACGTTTGCTCAAACTTGGCGACATTGAAATCGATAGCGCATCGGAAGGCGGCAAAATTGTCTTGGACGAAGTCCATAACCCTGAGCATTATGCCAACATCATTCTCACGGAATTGCGTCGCGTTAAATAA